In the genome of Deinococcus yavapaiensis KR-236, one region contains:
- the rlmN gene encoding 23S rRNA (adenine(2503)-C(2))-methyltransferase RlmN — MMLLLDLHPDAYPLEGYRRRQLLSWVFEHGVSKFSDMTNLPAKLRAELAETYSLDPFLSFETVESTDGSVKYLFTLPDLKQMEAVYMPYLDRKTICVSTMVGCPAKCAFCATGAMGFGRNLTAGEIVGQVLAVARHQAMSPREIRNLVFMGMGEPLLNYDNVMTASRILLHEHALGMSKRRVTLSTVGLPKKIRQLAKEDDLGLKLAISLHAPDEETRQRIIPTGHANSIAEIMAAAREYQSVTGRRVTFEYAMLRGVNDRLWQADLLADLLTGLVSHVNLIPMNPWNGSGFEESTEEQLQAFYDRLEERGVEVSVRRSRGRDAGAACGQLALNRPDASLIALL, encoded by the coding sequence CTGATGCTGTTGCTCGATTTGCACCCTGACGCTTATCCCCTGGAAGGCTACCGCCGCCGTCAACTCCTGTCGTGGGTGTTCGAGCACGGCGTGAGCAAATTTTCCGACATGACCAACCTTCCGGCGAAGTTGCGCGCCGAGCTCGCCGAGACGTACTCCCTCGATCCCTTTCTGAGCTTCGAGACGGTCGAGTCGACCGACGGCTCGGTGAAGTACCTGTTCACCTTGCCCGACCTCAAGCAGATGGAGGCGGTGTACATGCCTTACCTCGACCGCAAGACGATTTGCGTGTCGACCATGGTGGGATGCCCTGCCAAGTGCGCTTTTTGCGCGACGGGCGCCATGGGCTTCGGGCGCAACCTCACGGCGGGCGAGATCGTGGGCCAAGTCCTGGCCGTCGCTCGCCACCAGGCCATGTCGCCGCGTGAGATTCGCAACTTGGTGTTCATGGGCATGGGCGAGCCCCTGCTCAACTACGACAACGTGATGACGGCCTCGCGCATCTTGCTGCACGAACACGCCCTCGGGATGAGCAAGCGCCGCGTGACCCTCTCGACCGTGGGTCTGCCGAAAAAAATCCGCCAGCTCGCCAAAGAAGACGACTTGGGTCTCAAGCTCGCCATTTCGCTGCACGCACCCGACGAGGAGACGCGCCAACGCATCATTCCGACCGGACACGCCAACTCCATCGCCGAAATCATGGCGGCGGCGCGCGAGTACCAATCGGTGACGGGGCGGCGCGTGACGTTCGAGTACGCGATGCTGCGCGGCGTCAACGACCGTTTGTGGCAAGCGGATCTGCTCGCCGACTTGCTCACGGGCCTCGTATCGCACGTGAACCTCATTCCGATGAATCCCTGGAACGGAAGCGGATTCGAGGAAAGCACCGAGGAGCAGCTGCAAGCCTTCTACGACCGCCTGGAGGAACGTGGCGTCGAGGTGAGCGTGCGTCGCTCGCGCGGTCGAGATGCGGGCGCGGCCTGCGGGCAATTGGCGCTCAATCGACCCGACGCCTCGTTGATTGCACTGCTATAA
- a CDS encoding isochorismatase family cysteine hydrolase translates to MKLRARWWSDRGEHAHTKVELDVARLALVLVDCDGGGHGRYDQATKLDVIAPALHAARSAGVKVVYLHNAPGGEGGPRNVHRELHGLREGKERLGPPGWKPLRPSYLPELAPTELEPEFQKAHQNGFRDTALDAYLRSWDVDSLVLVGFSLKSCLYHTAWAAQERNYRVIVLRDATCPPGAKEFPDTLDPSLEEGGWTRHVLLRLLETNVGYTATSRDWLDACRAVHALFPRT, encoded by the coding sequence TTGAAGTTACGCGCGCGGTGGTGGAGCGATCGAGGCGAGCACGCCCACACGAAGGTGGAACTCGACGTGGCCCGCTTGGCGCTCGTGCTCGTCGACTGTGACGGCGGCGGTCACGGTCGCTACGATCAAGCGACGAAACTCGACGTCATCGCGCCCGCGCTTCACGCCGCTCGAAGCGCGGGCGTCAAGGTCGTGTACTTGCACAACGCGCCCGGCGGCGAGGGCGGCCCGCGCAACGTTCACCGCGAGTTGCACGGCCTTCGAGAAGGCAAGGAGCGCTTGGGGCCGCCCGGCTGGAAACCGCTTCGCCCGTCGTACCTGCCCGAGCTGGCTCCGACCGAACTCGAGCCCGAATTTCAAAAGGCGCATCAAAACGGCTTTCGAGACACCGCCTTGGACGCCTACCTTCGATCTTGGGACGTGGACTCGCTCGTGCTCGTCGGATTCAGCTTGAAGTCGTGCCTGTACCACACCGCGTGGGCCGCGCAAGAGCGCAACTACCGCGTGATCGTCTTGCGTGACGCGACGTGCCCGCCGGGAGCCAAGGAATTTCCGGACACGCTCGACCCGTCGCTGGAGGAGGGTGGCTGGACACGCCACGTGTTGCTGCGCTTGCTCGAGACGAACGTCGGGTACACGGCGACTTCTCGCGATTGGCTCGACGCCTGCCGCGCGGTCCACGCTTTGTTCCCTCGTACCTGA
- a CDS encoding endonuclease MutS2, whose translation MTFHSHALDTLDFQRVRAALAERAATTMGRERAKIIHPTADAARIERELAEVEDALFGANLNLGGITDVRHLYERAFDGKVLAGSELLEVAYTLDAAMTLRRSIFGNSRGPLRDVAIDIGEHSAIVRRTLESLDRDGAVRDDASPKLRQIRRRLNPLRGEIREKLSGLLERFADVLQENLVTIRRDRYVIPIKASSVNSVAGIIVDQSATGQTYFVEPAAITPLNNELARLQLEEEAEVRRILLELSGMIASDASILVTLSTLAALDLIAAKARLARDWRLNKPERAESGCFDLREARHPLIENAVPNDLQLGETQMLLITGPNMGGKTATLKTLGLATVMHQCGMYVSAARAKLPVVRDLLVDIGDEQSIEASLSTFAAHLKNLRHVLEQADRDTLVLIDELGSGTDPAEGAALARAMLEQLLAQDARGIVTSHLAPLKLFALETSGLRNASMGFDLERLAPTYQLQVGQPGRSFALAIARRMGLPESITVRADEVLGPEGGQLERLLEELERERGELRRELDTATNARRKAEAELAKVKDERADLQARQDEILAEAQKRAEVVYAEALDQVRTLRARAKEDSARPRVMEELRQLRRSAQAEARPPAPEPKGDPIRPGSTVDVPAYGSSGQVLEVRGDELVVQLGVMKINVRRRDVRLRQEEKVKVASGFNGMAPKTFERELQLRGSHVEEAIEELRDAIAEASALRETPLRVVHGKGQGVLRRLIRDYLKTDKRVASFHDAEPYQGGHGVTVVNLKV comes from the coding sequence GTGACTTTTCATTCCCACGCCCTCGACACCCTGGATTTCCAACGCGTGAGAGCCGCGCTCGCCGAGCGGGCGGCCACGACCATGGGGCGCGAGCGAGCGAAGATAATCCACCCGACTGCCGACGCGGCTCGCATCGAGCGAGAACTCGCCGAAGTCGAGGACGCCTTGTTCGGCGCGAACCTCAACCTCGGCGGCATCACCGACGTTCGGCACTTGTACGAGCGCGCCTTCGACGGCAAGGTGCTCGCGGGCTCCGAGCTCCTGGAAGTCGCTTACACCCTCGACGCCGCCATGACGCTGCGGAGGTCGATCTTCGGCAATTCGCGCGGTCCCCTGCGAGACGTGGCCATCGACATCGGCGAGCACTCCGCCATCGTGCGCCGAACCCTCGAAAGCCTCGACCGCGACGGTGCCGTCCGCGACGACGCCTCGCCGAAACTGCGCCAAATCCGGCGGCGCCTCAATCCACTGCGCGGCGAGATTCGAGAGAAACTCTCGGGCCTTCTGGAGCGCTTCGCCGACGTCTTGCAAGAAAACCTCGTCACCATTCGGCGGGACCGCTACGTCATTCCGATCAAGGCGTCCTCCGTCAACTCCGTCGCGGGGATCATCGTGGATCAATCCGCGACGGGGCAGACGTACTTCGTGGAACCGGCCGCCATCACGCCTCTCAACAACGAACTCGCGCGATTGCAACTCGAGGAGGAAGCGGAAGTCCGCCGCATCCTCCTCGAACTCAGCGGCATGATCGCCAGCGACGCCAGCATTCTCGTGACGCTCTCGACGCTCGCCGCGCTCGACTTGATCGCCGCCAAGGCGAGGCTCGCGCGCGACTGGCGTCTCAACAAGCCCGAGCGCGCGGAAAGCGGCTGCTTCGATTTGCGCGAGGCTCGGCACCCGCTCATCGAGAACGCCGTCCCGAACGACCTTCAGCTCGGCGAGACGCAGATGCTGCTCATCACCGGGCCGAACATGGGCGGCAAGACGGCGACGCTCAAAACGCTCGGCTTGGCGACCGTGATGCATCAATGCGGAATGTACGTCTCGGCGGCGCGCGCCAAACTGCCGGTCGTGCGCGATCTGCTCGTCGATATCGGTGACGAGCAAAGCATCGAGGCGAGCTTGTCGACCTTCGCCGCTCACCTCAAGAACCTGCGGCACGTCTTGGAGCAAGCCGACCGCGACACGCTCGTCCTCATCGACGAACTCGGCTCGGGCACCGACCCCGCCGAGGGCGCCGCGCTCGCACGGGCGATGCTCGAACAGCTTCTCGCGCAGGACGCGCGCGGCATCGTCACGTCGCACCTCGCGCCGCTCAAGCTGTTCGCCCTCGAAACGTCCGGCTTGAGAAACGCCTCCATGGGATTCGATCTCGAACGCCTCGCGCCCACGTACCAACTGCAAGTCGGTCAACCGGGACGCTCGTTCGCGCTCGCCATCGCTCGCCGCATGGGCCTTCCCGAATCCATCACCGTCCGCGCCGACGAAGTCCTTGGCCCCGAGGGCGGTCAACTCGAACGCCTTCTCGAGGAGCTCGAACGCGAGCGCGGCGAACTTCGCCGCGAACTCGACACGGCCACGAACGCGCGCCGCAAAGCGGAGGCGGAACTCGCCAAGGTCAAGGACGAGCGCGCCGACCTTCAAGCTCGACAAGACGAGATTCTGGCCGAAGCGCAAAAGCGCGCCGAAGTCGTGTACGCCGAGGCGCTCGATCAAGTTCGCACCTTGCGCGCCCGCGCCAAGGAGGACAGCGCTCGGCCCCGCGTCATGGAGGAACTGCGCCAACTGCGCCGCTCCGCGCAAGCCGAAGCTCGCCCGCCCGCGCCCGAGCCAAAAGGCGATCCGATTCGACCCGGCTCCACCGTCGACGTGCCCGCGTACGGAAGCAGCGGTCAAGTCCTCGAAGTGCGCGGCGACGAGCTCGTCGTGCAACTTGGCGTGATGAAGATCAACGTGCGTCGCCGCGACGTGCGCTTGCGCCAAGAGGAAAAGGTGAAGGTCGCCTCGGGCTTCAACGGCATGGCGCCGAAGACGTTCGAGCGCGAATTGCAGCTGCGCGGCTCGCACGTCGAGGAGGCCATCGAGGAACTGCGAGACGCCATCGCCGAGGCTTCCGCCTTGCGCGAAACTCCTTTGCGCGTCGTGCACGGCAAAGGGCAAGGCGTCCTCAGAAGGTTGATTCGCGATTACCTCAAGACCGACAAGCGCGTGGCGAGCTTTCACGACGCCGAGCCGTACCAAGGCGGACACGGCGTGACGGTCGTGAACTTGAAGGTGTGA